The Winogradskyella schleiferi genome has a window encoding:
- a CDS encoding RagB/SusD family nutrient uptake outer membrane protein, with amino-acid sequence MKKIIYIIFIVSFISTSCSDDFTEIASENDVTTDSFYNNADDFNAAVIAAYAKLQGQVGIYFELNEWRSDNLDLLAPTAGTQDRFNINKFQETSANELIRNAWANFYNGIFRANSVTDNIGSVDFDETLKKQYEAEARFIRALTYFNIVRLWGDAPIVLNVLSVEESLQAGRRPASEVYEAIEEDLQFAAINLPSSYPADDFGRATSGAAKALLGKVYLTQNRFSEAVTTLNEIVGQYSLLDDISDVFDTENKNNNEIIFSIRFNKDIQGEGHGLWFAVSDLSISPFTTKLVNAYSVSDERKDLIEFQPVGNLFVPGKFFDTESDFRNFGNDYILLRQADILLMLAEALNEQSYQSSGNAFDYLNDVRQRANLPLLTSAELPNQTSFRDAVLNERFLEFPFEGHRWFDLLRTNTADTEINSGIGVSIQDYQLLYPVPQVEIEKINNTSIFYQNEGY; translated from the coding sequence ATGAAAAAAATAATATACATAATTTTTATAGTTTCTTTTATCTCTACAAGTTGTAGCGATGATTTTACAGAAATAGCATCAGAAAACGATGTTACTACAGATAGTTTTTATAATAATGCTGATGATTTTAATGCAGCTGTTATAGCAGCTTATGCTAAATTACAAGGTCAAGTTGGTATTTATTTTGAATTAAATGAATGGCGTTCAGATAATCTAGATTTATTAGCGCCAACAGCTGGTACACAAGATAGATTTAATATTAATAAATTTCAGGAAACCTCAGCAAACGAACTCATAAGAAATGCTTGGGCCAATTTTTATAACGGTATTTTTCGCGCTAATTCAGTAACTGATAATATTGGTAGTGTAGATTTTGATGAAACTCTTAAAAAACAATATGAAGCTGAAGCTCGTTTTATTAGAGCATTAACATATTTTAATATAGTTCGTTTATGGGGTGATGCACCTATTGTTTTAAATGTTTTGTCTGTTGAGGAATCTCTTCAAGCAGGTAGAAGACCAGCTAGTGAAGTTTATGAGGCTATTGAAGAAGATTTACAATTTGCCGCTATTAACCTACCGTCTTCTTATCCTGCAGATGATTTCGGTAGAGCGACGTCTGGAGCTGCCAAAGCTTTACTTGGTAAGGTTTACTTAACTCAAAATAGGTTTAGTGAGGCAGTAACCACATTGAATGAGATAGTAGGGCAGTATAGTTTGTTAGATGATATTTCTGACGTATTTGATACAGAAAATAAGAACAATAATGAAATTATATTTTCTATACGGTTTAATAAAGATATTCAAGGAGAAGGACATGGCTTATGGTTTGCTGTTTCGGACCTTTCTATTTCACCGTTTACTACAAAACTGGTAAATGCATATTCTGTCTCTGATGAGCGTAAAGACTTAATAGAATTTCAACCTGTAGGTAATCTTTTTGTTCCTGGTAAATTTTTTGATACCGAATCAGATTTTAGAAATTTTGGAAATGATTATATATTATTAAGACAAGCCGACATACTTTTAATGTTGGCAGAAGCTCTAAACGAACAATCTTACCAATCTAGTGGTAATGCATTTGATTATTTAAATGATGTCAGACAGCGAGCCAATTTACCATTATTAACTTCAGCAGAACTGCCGAATCAAACAAGTTTTAGAGATGCTGTTTTAAATGAGCGCTTTTTGGAATTTCCGTTTGAAGGTCATCGTTGGTTTGATTTACTAAGAACTAACACAGCAGATACAGAAATAAATTCTGGAATTGGAGTTTCTATTCAAGATTATCAATTACTCTACCCAGTACCACAAGTAGAAATTGAAAAAATAAATAACACATCAATATTTTATCAAAATGAAGGCTATTAA
- a CDS encoding YdcF family protein, with protein sequence MKAIKLIYTTVFSLFFLGCSSDSNGNSGNSDDDGQEVQNTVITLSEFNRNYSFLESNSIVKDRNFYWATLIENNVTIKNFIKNNEALSAYLETSKQRLSNIANQNNPTAAQYANALKFSNNEVIAISTAVKDVAATNANVFIDFSNTHIGPSGAFNQFKEITNVDRLQQLILEEMLKGINQIIDTYAAGIDPTYPDLDGVSYDVNSAQYKLLLRNLVTDLYANTDQMELFYQPFLNFALGVMEINNRDEAGRFMPLKLGENAAAYQNIQTINWDDYQYSMIVVLGDAPNSSGDLPNISIGGMQRSDHGVDLLNQGLAPLIVFTGANVAPFQSEYHEAIEMKNYIMDNYNISESKILVDPHARHTTTNMRNVGRFIYKYGIPHDKKAIVSTATSQSSYVSSSVFLTRCTNQMNHIPMTLHNRLSDFDIEFTPNIEVLHLDSSDPLDP encoded by the coding sequence ATGAAGGCTATTAAATTAATTTATACAACTGTATTCTCGCTATTTTTTTTAGGGTGTTCCTCTGATTCTAATGGAAACTCGGGAAACTCTGATGATGATGGGCAAGAAGTTCAAAATACAGTTATTACACTGTCAGAATTCAACAGAAATTATTCTTTTCTTGAAAGTAATTCTATAGTGAAAGATCGAAATTTTTATTGGGCAACATTAATCGAAAATAATGTAACAATTAAAAATTTTATTAAAAATAATGAAGCGCTATCAGCTTATCTTGAAACTTCAAAGCAGAGATTAAGTAATATAGCCAATCAAAATAATCCAACAGCTGCTCAATACGCAAATGCTTTGAAGTTTTCTAATAATGAGGTTATAGCTATTTCTACAGCAGTAAAAGATGTTGCGGCAACTAATGCCAACGTATTTATAGACTTCAGTAATACGCACATAGGCCCTTCTGGGGCTTTTAATCAATTTAAAGAAATTACTAATGTCGATAGATTACAACAACTTATTTTGGAGGAAATGCTAAAAGGTATAAATCAAATAATCGATACCTATGCTGCAGGTATAGATCCAACATATCCAGATTTAGACGGAGTAAGTTATGATGTAAATAGTGCACAGTACAAACTGTTACTGCGCAACCTAGTCACCGATTTATATGCAAATACAGATCAAATGGAATTGTTTTATCAGCCATTTTTAAATTTTGCATTAGGAGTAATGGAAATAAATAATAGAGATGAAGCTGGACGTTTTATGCCTTTAAAACTAGGCGAAAATGCGGCAGCTTATCAAAATATTCAAACCATTAATTGGGATGACTATCAGTATTCGATGATTGTTGTACTAGGCGACGCTCCAAACTCGTCAGGGGACTTACCAAATATTAGTATTGGAGGAATGCAACGTTCTGATCATGGTGTTGATTTACTTAATCAGGGTCTAGCTCCATTAATTGTTTTTACTGGTGCTAATGTTGCGCCTTTTCAGTCAGAATATCATGAAGCTATTGAAATGAAAAATTATATTATGGATAACTATAATATTTCTGAAAGTAAGATTTTGGTCGATCCACATGCACGGCATACGACTACTAATATGCGTAATGTAGGTAGATTTATTTATAAATATGGAATTCCACATGATAAAAAGGCTATAGTAAGTACGGCAACTTCACAAAGTAGCTATGTATCATCTAGCGTTTTTTTAACCAGATGTACAAATCAAATGAATCATATCCCAATGACACTTCATAATCGTCTATCCGATTTTGATATTGAGTTCACACCAAACATAGAGGTATTACATTTAGATTCATCTGATCCTTTAGATCCTTAA
- a CDS encoding RNA polymerase sigma factor produces the protein MQQVFKNDTDFIKSLKNGEPKAYTHLVDSFHHKLCIYAFGLTNDHDYSEDIVQNVFINIWKKREQLKDDFSIKNYLYRSVYNEFIDQYRKKKSVIELEKKYIDALSSIVEEDENSLDRLITIVNQEIENLPPKCKQTFLLSKKDGLTNIEIAEYLNVSIKSVEAHITKAFSILRKVLGEKMQGFLFLLFGVHKIE, from the coding sequence GTGCAACAAGTTTTTAAAAATGACACGGATTTTATTAAGTCATTAAAAAATGGCGAACCAAAAGCATATACGCATTTGGTCGATTCATTTCATCATAAATTATGTATCTATGCTTTCGGACTTACAAATGACCATGATTATTCTGAAGACATCGTGCAAAACGTCTTCATTAACATTTGGAAGAAACGCGAACAGCTTAAGGATGATTTTTCAATAAAAAATTATTTATATAGATCTGTATACAATGAATTTATAGACCAGTATCGTAAAAAGAAATCGGTTATTGAGCTTGAAAAGAAATATATTGACGCTTTGAGTTCTATTGTTGAGGAAGATGAAAACTCATTAGATCGACTTATAACAATAGTAAATCAAGAGATTGAAAACCTCCCTCCTAAATGTAAACAAACATTTTTGCTAAGCAAGAAAGATGGATTAACAAATATAGAGATTGCCGAGTATTTAAACGTTTCTATTAAATCTGTCGAAGCTCATATTACAAAAGCATTTTCTATATTACGAAAAGTTCTAGGTGAAAAAATGCAGGGGTTTTTATTTCTATTATTTGGAGTGCACAAAATAGAATAA
- a CDS encoding outer membrane protein assembly factor BamB family protein: MKKINSVIIKFLALVVLFSACENDDLPKANFDLDAVTVFSGEVAHEKASLIWQEPTGNQSPENYILEWSPDGERTILEATTTTYEVSNLTNGTNYRFTIQADYGDSGISGQNEIELEPSDELNFIVLPGNELAIALWDTPNRNDISGYRLSWEPNGQTIEIPFGTNTYQISGLTNDVEYSFDFQIDYSDGNSSNDVQAIATPGEISAFLLSVESPMATELVGFTYNPAYLPGSTADSWNYDFGDGNTSTEQNPTHTYAVPGIYDVIVQITDEQGTIFTDTKQVFVWGEKWAYDLGNQIKPQSPAIADDGTIYIGSEDNTNFHAINPDGTLKWTYSQLGDNVYSSASIGSDGTIYVGSKDDNLHAINPDGSQKWIAPVGSNVIYSTPSIASDGTVYIGSDDDNLYAINPDGSLKWTFNTTGFNIRSTAAIADDGTVYITSDDDNLYALNPSNGSVVWSLPLGGNAQSGIAIDSDGTIIVAVDQGGSAGAVFAVNPDGSEKWGISVTGRISVCAPAIANGRIYVGTKEGNNLLALDVTNGGQIWSFGTPGAILNSSPAIDVNGVIYFGSWDNHVYAVNPDGTLKYKFLTDGDVWSSPAIGSDGTIYVGGYDNKLHALEMFSGGLANDVWPMFGKNQKHTSR; the protein is encoded by the coding sequence ATGAAAAAAATAAACTCAGTAATTATTAAATTTTTAGCATTAGTAGTTTTGTTTTCTGCATGTGAAAACGACGATTTACCCAAAGCAAATTTTGATCTTGATGCTGTTACAGTATTTTCTGGTGAGGTAGCTCATGAAAAAGCAAGTCTAATATGGCAAGAACCAACCGGAAACCAATCTCCAGAAAATTATATTTTAGAATGGTCACCAGATGGAGAAAGAACGATTCTTGAAGCAACTACAACCACTTACGAAGTATCTAATCTAACCAATGGTACCAATTATAGATTTACTATACAAGCTGACTATGGGGATAGTGGTATATCTGGCCAGAATGAAATCGAACTAGAGCCATCGGATGAATTAAATTTTATTGTACTACCTGGTAATGAATTGGCGATAGCCTTATGGGATACACCAAATAGAAATGATATTTCTGGATATAGATTGTCCTGGGAACCGAATGGGCAAACAATTGAAATACCTTTTGGAACAAATACATATCAAATTTCAGGATTAACCAATGATGTAGAATATAGCTTTGATTTTCAAATTGATTATTCTGACGGAAATAGCTCAAATGACGTTCAAGCTATTGCAACACCAGGAGAAATATCAGCTTTTTTATTAAGTGTTGAATCTCCAATGGCTACAGAGTTAGTTGGGTTTACATATAATCCTGCATACCTACCAGGAAGTACTGCAGATTCTTGGAATTATGATTTTGGTGATGGCAACACTAGTACGGAACAAAATCCAACACACACATATGCTGTACCTGGAATTTACGATGTTATTGTTCAAATAACAGATGAACAAGGAACAATTTTTACTGACACCAAACAAGTATTTGTATGGGGTGAAAAATGGGCTTATGATCTAGGAAATCAAATTAAACCACAATCTCCAGCTATTGCCGATGATGGTACTATTTATATTGGATCCGAGGATAATACAAACTTTCATGCCATTAATCCTGATGGTACTTTAAAATGGACTTACTCACAACTTGGTGATAATGTATATTCGTCTGCTTCTATAGGTAGTGACGGTACTATTTATGTAGGCTCAAAAGATGATAATTTACATGCCATAAACCCAGATGGTTCACAAAAATGGATTGCTCCCGTGGGAAGTAATGTGATTTATTCTACACCATCTATAGCCTCAGATGGTACAGTTTATATAGGGTCTGATGATGATAATTTATATGCCATAAACCCTGATGGATCACTAAAATGGACATTCAATACCACTGGATTTAATATTAGATCAACCGCTGCAATTGCTGATGATGGAACAGTATATATAACATCAGATGACGATAATTTATACGCGCTAAATCCTAGTAATGGAAGCGTAGTTTGGTCTCTTCCTTTAGGAGGTAATGCCCAGAGTGGTATAGCAATAGATTCAGACGGTACTATTATTGTTGCAGTAGATCAAGGAGGAAGTGCAGGAGCTGTATTTGCAGTAAATCCTGATGGTTCTGAAAAATGGGGTATATCAGTTACTGGAAGAATTTCAGTATGTGCACCAGCAATAGCTAATGGTCGTATTTATGTTGGTACTAAAGAGGGCAATAATTTACTGGCGTTAGATGTTACTAATGGTGGTCAGATATGGTCTTTTGGTACACCAGGAGCTATTCTAAATTCTTCACCGGCAATTGATGTTAATGGTGTTATCTATTTTGGGTCTTGGGACAATCATGTATATGCGGTGAATCCAGATGGTACTTTAAAGTATAAATTCCTAACTGATGGTGATGTTTGGTCTTCACCGGCAATTGGATCTGATGGCACTATATATGTTGGAGGATATGATAATAAACTGCATGCTTTAGAAATGTTTTCAGGAGGATTAGCTAATGATGTTTGGCCAATGTTTGGTAAAAACCAAAAGCATACGAGTAGATAG
- a CDS encoding SusC/RagA family TonB-linked outer membrane protein — protein sequence MASFSQEIVTINVDKVVTVDEVFKIIQKQTKYRFLYPQDLFKDAPTVSLKKGKIELSKLLEQSLSSSNLNFKFSENNTIVIEDVNSTHLAADQKSQGIVISGVVTDENGQPLPGASVLEKGSTNGVQSDFNGKFILTVTDTNSELVISYLGFITQEIKVGTEKIINVQLNEDTAQLDEVVVVGYGTQQQPKVTGSIAKVPMKELQDFPVSNFDQALAGKLAGVQVSQTTGEPGRELTIKVRGTGSITSGVEPLYVVDGVPLESGGQATEIVNMEDIESIQVLKDAASTAIYGSRGANGIVIITTKKGKLGKMQVNINHSTGFQQVSKKIDMMNAYEYAELSRDGHNAAYLQDVPTGSVNDPNSVRPIGYQKIPEELFPYLNGEEGLTDTDWQDEIYRSAYLQRTNISVSGASEKVNYFVSLNHSDQEGVIINSDYAKTGLRANLGISSGKFKIGVNLSPSYTFENRVSANSPYFDDGIVHTALSYAPVWPVYNPDGSFNQQGNGFWRIGTDYQHNEMVNPVALALIPQNEIEHLNLLSNLFVEYEVLEGLKIKSSFALSFNEFQNEFYRPASLETRGRNNAGRPSIPRGRLSTTNIYKWTFENTANYKKSFGNHNLQLLGGITAEKSRTKQQRISAQVDPSTRVDNAIQVVRSAAPDAVSSTGSLGEWSLYSLLARAQYDYSGKYLLSASIRADASSRFGANNKWGYFPSVSAGWRISEEAFLDETDWVNELKIRGSYGGTGNFQIGNYQQAALLDVDEYITGIPGQLQIGFRPSQVPNPNLSWESNYMFNIGLDAKLFKNQLGFTLEYYNGNTEDMLLNIPVPQTTGFGTALQNIGKLNNSGIEASININPDLGEFNWNSNFNISVNRNEVRELGPEGTAIIETAGTGTAFFKTEIGQPIGNYFLLVQDGIFSTQEELDQYPHFENTTVGDFRFVDVDGDGVLDVNKDRAIVGNYAPDFTYGFSNSFSYKGFDLNISLQGSYGGEVLNLLRRYVANGEGNFNNTRELLGRWRSETNPGDGNTNRANRKASGNNGRTSTWHVEDGSYLRLQNVSLGYSLPKSLLDEFGISKFRVYVTGNNIHTWSNYTGYNPEVNLAGGGNQLTPGLDYGVYPLATTYSLGVNVSF from the coding sequence ATGGCTTCTTTTTCTCAAGAAATAGTAACTATAAATGTAGACAAAGTAGTTACTGTAGATGAGGTTTTTAAGATTATACAAAAACAAACAAAGTATCGTTTTTTATACCCTCAGGATTTGTTTAAAGATGCACCTACGGTATCCCTTAAAAAAGGAAAAATCGAATTATCAAAGCTTTTGGAGCAAAGTCTTTCTAGTAGCAATCTAAACTTCAAATTTTCTGAAAATAATACAATTGTTATAGAGGACGTAAATTCAACCCATTTAGCAGCAGACCAAAAATCACAGGGTATTGTGATATCAGGTGTTGTTACAGACGAAAATGGGCAACCCTTGCCTGGTGCAAGCGTTTTAGAGAAAGGTAGCACTAATGGTGTACAATCAGATTTTAATGGTAAATTCATCCTAACCGTTACTGATACTAATTCAGAACTTGTTATATCCTACTTAGGGTTTATAACTCAAGAAATTAAAGTGGGCACTGAAAAAATCATTAATGTCCAATTGAATGAAGATACAGCTCAATTAGACGAAGTTGTTGTCGTTGGTTATGGTACACAACAACAACCTAAGGTAACTGGCTCTATTGCAAAAGTCCCGATGAAAGAGCTACAAGATTTCCCGGTATCAAATTTTGACCAAGCATTAGCAGGGAAATTGGCTGGAGTACAAGTTTCCCAAACAACAGGAGAACCAGGTAGAGAACTAACCATTAAAGTAAGAGGTACTGGATCAATCACTTCAGGAGTAGAGCCCTTATATGTTGTGGATGGTGTGCCATTAGAAAGTGGTGGTCAAGCTACAGAGATTGTAAATATGGAAGACATTGAGTCTATTCAAGTTTTGAAGGATGCAGCTTCAACAGCTATTTATGGTTCTAGAGGCGCAAATGGGATAGTTATTATTACTACTAAAAAAGGGAAACTAGGTAAAATGCAGGTTAATATTAATCATTCTACTGGGTTTCAACAAGTATCAAAAAAAATTGATATGATGAACGCCTACGAATATGCTGAACTTTCTAGGGACGGACATAACGCCGCATATTTACAAGATGTTCCTACAGGTAGTGTTAATGACCCTAATAGTGTTAGACCTATTGGTTATCAGAAAATTCCAGAGGAATTATTTCCTTACTTAAATGGAGAAGAAGGACTAACTGATACAGATTGGCAAGATGAAATTTATAGATCGGCTTATCTTCAGCGAACAAATATTTCTGTAAGTGGAGCTTCGGAAAAAGTTAATTATTTTGTTTCTTTAAATCATTCAGACCAAGAGGGAGTCATTATCAATTCAGATTATGCTAAAACTGGTTTGCGAGCCAATTTAGGGATTTCTTCAGGTAAATTTAAGATAGGAGTTAATTTAAGTCCATCTTATACTTTTGAAAATAGAGTGTCTGCTAATAGCCCATATTTCGATGATGGTATTGTTCATACTGCATTATCTTATGCCCCTGTATGGCCAGTATATAACCCTGATGGTAGTTTTAATCAACAAGGAAATGGATTTTGGAGAATAGGAACAGATTACCAACATAATGAAATGGTAAACCCTGTTGCTCTAGCCTTAATACCTCAAAATGAAATAGAACATCTTAATTTATTGAGTAATTTATTTGTGGAATATGAAGTATTAGAAGGTTTAAAAATTAAATCATCATTTGCACTAAGCTTTAATGAGTTTCAGAATGAATTTTATAGACCTGCCTCGTTAGAAACTAGAGGAAGAAATAATGCAGGACGTCCATCTATTCCTAGAGGTAGATTAAGTACCACTAATATTTATAAATGGACATTTGAAAATACAGCTAATTACAAAAAGAGCTTTGGGAATCATAATCTACAATTATTAGGAGGTATTACCGCAGAAAAAAGTAGAACAAAACAACAGCGTATCTCAGCACAGGTAGATCCAAGTACACGAGTAGATAATGCAATACAAGTTGTTAGATCTGCCGCACCAGATGCTGTTAGTTCTACAGGTAGTTTAGGTGAGTGGTCCCTTTATTCACTTTTAGCTAGAGCGCAATATGACTATTCTGGTAAGTATTTGTTGTCAGCTTCTATTAGAGCTGATGCTTCCTCAAGATTTGGAGCGAATAATAAATGGGGATATTTTCCTTCGGTTTCTGCTGGATGGAGAATTTCAGAGGAGGCATTTTTAGATGAAACAGATTGGGTTAATGAATTAAAAATAAGAGGGAGTTACGGAGGCACTGGAAATTTCCAAATTGGAAATTATCAACAAGCTGCTTTATTGGATGTTGACGAATATATCACTGGAATACCTGGGCAATTACAAATTGGTTTTAGGCCATCTCAAGTGCCTAATCCAAATCTTAGTTGGGAATCGAATTATATGTTTAACATAGGTCTTGATGCCAAATTATTTAAAAATCAACTTGGTTTTACATTAGAATATTATAATGGGAATACGGAGGATATGTTATTGAATATTCCAGTGCCACAGACAACAGGCTTTGGAACCGCACTACAAAACATAGGTAAACTCAATAATAGTGGTATTGAAGCTTCAATAAATATAAATCCGGATTTAGGTGAGTTTAATTGGAATAGTAATTTTAATATTTCCGTTAATAGAAATGAAGTAAGAGAATTAGGTCCAGAAGGAACAGCGATAATTGAAACTGCAGGTACAGGAACTGCATTTTTTAAAACTGAAATAGGCCAGCCTATTGGTAATTATTTTTTATTGGTTCAAGATGGTATTTTTTCTACACAAGAAGAGCTTGATCAATATCCACATTTCGAGAATACAACAGTAGGTGATTTTAGATTCGTAGATGTAGATGGAGACGGTGTATTGGATGTGAATAAAGATAGAGCTATTGTTGGTAATTACGCACCAGATTTCACTTATGGTTTTTCAAACTCTTTTAGTTATAAAGGATTTGATTTAAATATTTCATTGCAAGGTAGTTATGGCGGTGAAGTACTGAATTTACTAAGACGTTATGTTGCAAATGGTGAAGGTAATTTCAATAACACAAGAGAATTGCTGGGCAGATGGAGATCCGAGACAAACCCTGGTGATGGTAATACAAACAGAGCCAATAGAAAAGCTAGTGGAAATAACGGACGTACATCTACGTGGCATGTAGAAGATGGATCTTATTTAAGATTGCAGAATGTATCGCTCGGGTATTCACTTCCAAAATCCCTTTTAGACGAGTTTGGTATATCAAAATTTAGAGTATATGTAACGGGTAATAATATTCATACGTGGTCTAATTACACAGGTTATAACCCTGAGGTTAATTTGGCAGGTGGAGGTAATCAATTAACACCCGGTTTAGATTATGGCGTTTACCCACTAGCTACAACATATTCGTTAGGTGTTAATGTATCATTTTAA
- a CDS encoding FecR family protein — translation MISKNNQNLIVKYLVNQATSQELDELELLLRDPGNVKEFNSFVKTNYLIEFNLKTFDADKTKKKLHHLIKEDKKVLRLKTIQNYSKYAAILAGIILSIYFFKNGIYEKPVVDNPVIVNSTIEPGTDKATLTLEDGSQIVLEKGESYQTHNASSNGEEIIYEAEKRNKTEVVYNYLTIPRGGQFFIKLSDGTQVWLNSESQLEYPVSFIEGEARKVELVYGEAYFDVSPSSEHGGSKFKVFNQSQEIEVLGTEFNIKAYRDETNIYTTLVEGKVSINSAISNQILKPNQQTNLNLKEKSLTISDVDVYNETSWKEGVFSFQRKPLGDIMKVLSRWYNIDVQFNDVEIKNAGFNGAIGKDQKLEDILETIKNFGVIKNYEIEKQRVILK, via the coding sequence ATGATATCGAAAAACAACCAAAATTTAATTGTTAAATATTTAGTAAACCAAGCCACTTCTCAAGAATTGGATGAATTAGAACTTTTGCTAAGAGACCCAGGTAACGTAAAGGAATTTAACAGTTTTGTAAAAACTAATTATTTAATAGAGTTTAATTTGAAGACATTTGATGCAGATAAAACAAAGAAAAAACTTCATCATCTTATTAAAGAGGATAAAAAAGTTTTAAGACTTAAAACAATACAAAATTATTCTAAATATGCGGCTATACTTGCAGGAATAATACTTTCAATTTACTTTTTCAAAAATGGAATTTATGAAAAACCTGTAGTTGATAATCCGGTAATTGTAAATTCTACAATTGAACCTGGTACAGATAAAGCTACATTGACATTAGAAGATGGTTCTCAAATTGTATTAGAAAAGGGTGAGTCTTATCAAACACATAATGCTAGCAGTAATGGCGAGGAAATTATTTATGAAGCTGAAAAAAGAAATAAAACAGAGGTTGTATATAATTATCTGACTATCCCTAGAGGAGGTCAATTCTTTATTAAACTTTCTGACGGTACACAAGTTTGGTTAAACTCTGAATCTCAACTAGAATATCCAGTAAGTTTTATTGAAGGTGAAGCTCGTAAGGTTGAGTTAGTATATGGCGAAGCTTATTTTGATGTGTCACCTAGTTCAGAACATGGCGGATCTAAATTTAAAGTATTTAATCAATCTCAAGAAATTGAGGTCTTAGGAACAGAATTTAATATCAAAGCCTATAGAGATGAAACCAATATCTACACAACTTTGGTAGAAGGTAAAGTCTCGATAAACTCAGCGATATCTAATCAAATATTAAAGCCCAATCAGCAAACTAATCTTAATCTAAAGGAGAAATCATTAACGATTTCTGATGTTGATGTTTATAATGAAACGTCTTGGAAAGAAGGTGTTTTTAGTTTTCAAAGAAAGCCATTAGGCGATATTATGAAAGTATTATCTAGATGGTATAATATAGATGTACAATTTAATGATGTTGAAATCAAAAATGCTGGTTTTAATGGTGCTATAGGGAAAGACCAAAAGCTTGAAGATATATTAGAAACTATAAAAAACTTTGGTGTTATTAAAAATTATGAAATTGAAAAACAACGAGTAATTCTAAAATAG
- a CDS encoding Crp/Fnr family transcriptional regulator, with amino-acid sequence MISKENLEQFSYLFDETIIDDISNVAQLKTFKKNDIIIDIGQELTHIPLLTEGNIKVLREDNDGHELLLYVLETGDTCAMSLTCCMAKSVSKIRAIADEDASVIMIPISYMTKWFNSNDSWRSFILQSYQVRFDEMLETIDTLAFMKMDERLFKYLTDQVKLNASTSLEITHQEIAEDLNTSRVVISRLLKQLEREQKIELGRNKIIVLDF; translated from the coding sequence ATGATTTCTAAAGAAAACCTTGAGCAATTCAGTTATTTGTTTGATGAAACTATCATCGACGATATTTCTAATGTCGCACAATTAAAAACGTTCAAAAAAAACGATATCATTATAGATATTGGCCAAGAATTAACTCATATTCCATTACTTACAGAAGGTAACATCAAAGTGTTGCGAGAAGATAATGATGGCCATGAACTGTTATTGTATGTATTAGAAACTGGTGATACTTGTGCCATGTCCCTCACTTGTTGTATGGCCAAATCTGTTAGTAAAATTCGTGCTATTGCAGATGAAGATGCTAGCGTTATTATGATTCCTATTTCCTATATGACAAAGTGGTTTAATTCCAATGATAGCTGGAGAAGTTTTATTCTGCAGAGTTATCAGGTTCGTTTTGACGAAATGCTGGAAACCATAGATACACTCGCTTTTATGAAGATGGATGAGCGCTTGTTTAAATATCTTACTGACCAAGTAAAACTCAATGCTTCAACCAGTCTCGAAATAACACATCAAGAAATTGCCGAAGATTTAAATACTTCTCGAGTTGTTATCTCTCGACTTTTAAAACAATTGGAACGCGAACAAAAAATTGAACTCGGCAGAAACAAAATCATTGTTTTAGACTTTTAG